In the genome of Luteitalea pratensis, the window GGTACTCCCCACCTACCTGTACGACGCGACCACGCCGCGCCGGCTCACCACGCCCGGCCACTATGCGTACGTGAAGATCGCGGAAGGCTGCGATTACAACTGCGCGTTCTGCATCATCCCGAAGCTGCGTGGCGCATACCGCAGCCGCGAGGAAGCGTCGGTCGTGGCCGAGGCACGCGCGCTGGCCGCGCGCGGGGTCAAGGAACTGCTGCTCGTCTCCCAGGACACGACCTTTTACGGCATCGATCGAGACCGCCAGGATCGCGGCGCGCTCGGCCGGCTGCTGCGGGCGTTGAACGCCATCGACGGCCTCGAGTGGATCCGGCTGCTGTACCTCTATCCCACCACCATCACCGCCGAGACGATCGACGCGATGGCGGCCTGCGACAAGGTCGTGCGCTACGTGGACCTGCCGCTGCAGCACGCCTCGGCGGCGATGCTCAAGCGCATGCGCCGGCCGGGCACGCGCCGCAGTTACGAGACGCTGCTTGCGAACCTCCGGCATGCGCTCCCGGGCGTCACGTTGCGCACCACGTTCGTGGTCGGCTTCCCGGGCGAGACCGAGGCCGACGTCGACGACCTCGTGGACTTCGTCAAGACCGTCGAGTTCGACCACGTCGGCGTCTTCACGTACTCGCACGAGGAGGGCACGGCGGCCGCCGCGTTGGTCGACGATGTGCCGGCCGCGGTGAAGCGCAGGCGGCAGCGGCGCGTCATGCAGATCCAGCAGCGGATCGTGGCGCGGCGACAGAAGGCGCGCGTGGGGCAGCAGGTGCGGGTGGTCGTG includes:
- the rimO gene encoding 30S ribosomal protein S12 methylthiotransferase RimO; the encoded protein is MKIGLISLGCPKNLVDSEVMLGLAERAGHEITGEATEADVLVVNTCAFIDSAKQESINTILEMAQHKIDGRARRLVVTGCLAERYREELRTQIPEIDAILGTGEVDRIVGAIDGQPAAPATLSLFRRGADGSAETLGQRPAASAPPEGVSSPVAKAEGPGPKADRTSARHRDAEVLPTYLYDATTPRRLTTPGHYAYVKIAEGCDYNCAFCIIPKLRGAYRSREEASVVAEARALAARGVKELLLVSQDTTFYGIDRDRQDRGALGRLLRALNAIDGLEWIRLLYLYPTTITAETIDAMAACDKVVRYVDLPLQHASAAMLKRMRRPGTRRSYETLLANLRHALPGVTLRTTFVVGFPGETEADVDDLVDFVKTVEFDHVGVFTYSHEEGTAAAALVDDVPAAVKRRRQRRVMQIQQRIVARRQKARVGQQVRVVVDGPSKEHELVLQGRLPGQAPDVDPVVFFTDCDPTEYPAGTFVDAEIVDASGYDLIVRPVEAPTL